A stretch of Brassica rapa cultivar Chiifu-401-42 chromosome A08, CAAS_Brap_v3.01, whole genome shotgun sequence DNA encodes these proteins:
- the LOC103833003 gene encoding putative 3,4-dihydroxy-2-butanone kinase, translated as MAPPAKKFINNPNDVVTEFIEGLVETYPGLQYLDGLPEVKVVLRADVSAADYDKVAVISGGGSGHEPAQAGYVGEGMLTAAICGDVFASPPVDSIIAGIRAVTGPMGCLLVVTNYTGDRLNFGLAAELAKTEGFKVETVIVGDDCALPPPRGISGRRGLAGTVLVHKVAGAAAAAGLSLEEVAAEAKHASEMVGTMGVALTVCSLPGQATSDRLGPEKMELGLGVHGEPGAAVVDIQPVDVVVSHVLQQILSPETNYVPITRGNSVVLMVNGLGGTPLMELMIAAGKAVPKLQLEFGLAVDRVYTGSFMSSLDMAGFSISIMKADQSILERLDAPTKGPSWPVGTDGNRPPSKIPVPLPPFQQNKNEESLGRPQELSQQGRILEAAIKAAATVVISLKDSLNEWDGKVGDGDCGSTMCRGAKAILDDMKNYYPLNDAAETVNEIGSSIRRVMGGTSGIICSLLCKAAYAELKANAQSEVTPKNWSDALKSSISAVSKYGGASAGYRTMLDALIPASKVLEEKLGVGEDPVSAFVLSAEAATAGAESTIQMQAQAGRSSYVSAEILASIPDPGAMAAAAWYSAAARAVKEQSQGL; from the exons ATGGCTCCTCCAGCTAAGAAATTCATCAACAACCCCAACG ATGTAGTAACAGAGTTCATAGAGGGTCTGGTCGAAACTTATCCTGGACTTCAGTACTTGGATGGCCTCCCTGAG GTCAAGGTTGTACTACGAGCTGATGTCTCGGCTGCAGATTATGACAAGGTTGCTGTTATATCAG GAGGGGGAAGTGGGCATGAACCAGCACAAGCTGGATACGTGGGAGAAGGAATGCTAACCGCAGCTATTTGCGGTGATGTCTTTGCTTCACCACCGGTTGATTCCATCATAGCT GGGATTCGAGCTGTAACTGGTCCAATGGGATGCCTCTTGGTTGTCACG AACTATACTGGTGACCGCTTGAACTTTGGCCTAGCTGCTGAGCTAGCTAAAACTGAGGGTTTCAAAGTAGAG ACTGTGATTGTTGGAGATGACTGTGCTCTCCCACCGCCACGTGGCATATCTGGACGCAGAGGTTTAGCAGGAACAGTTCTTGTCCATAAG GTAGCtggagcagcagcagcagctggTCTTTCCTTAGAAGAAGTTGCGGCAGAAGCAAAGCATGCTTCTGAGATGGTAGGGACCATGGGAGTTGCACTGACTGTTTGTTCGCTTCCGGGACAGGCTACATCAGATCGTTTGGGTCCTGAGAAAATGGAACTTGGGCTTGGTGTT CATGGGGAACCTGGTGCTGCTGTGGTCGACATTCAACCTGTGGATGTTGTAGTCTCCCATGTTCTTCAACAGATACTGAGTCCA GAGACTAATTATGTTCCAATTACACGTGGTAACAGTGTGGTTCTGATGGTTAATGG CTTAGGTGGTACCCCACTAATGGAACTTATGATTGCTGCTGGAAAAGCAGTCCCTAAACTACAGTTGGAATTTGGACTTGCCGTTGATAGGGTGTATACTGGATCTTTTATGTCATCTCTTGATATGGCAG GTTTCTCGATATCGATCATGAAGGCTGACCAGTCAATTTTAGAGCGTCTGGATGCTCCGACCAAGGGACCTAGTTGGCCAGTTGGCACAGATG gGAACCGCCCACCATCGAAGATCCCAGTTCCACTGCCTCCAttccaacaaaacaaaaatgaagag TCTCTAGGCCGACCTCAAGAACTTAGTCAACAAGGTCGAATCCTTGAGGCAGCTATTAAAGCAGCAGCAACTGTGGTCATCAGTTTAAAAGATAGTTTGAACGAATGGGATGGAAAAGTAGGAGACGGGGACTGTGGATCAACA ATGTGCAGAGGCGCAAAAGCTATTCTGGATGACATGAAGAATTA TTATCCTCTCAATGATGCTGCTGAAACAGTGAATGAGATTGGTTCATCCATCAGAAGAGTCATGGGAGGAACGAGTGGAATAAT TTGCAGTCTCCTCTGCAAGGCAGCTTACGCTGAGTTAAAAGCTAATGCTCAGTCAGAAGTCACTCCCAAAAACT GGTCTGATGCACTCAAGTCATCAATCTCTGCTGTCAGTAAATATGGTGGAGCAAGTGCGGGTTATAGAACGATGTTAGATGCTCTCATCCCAGCTTCAAAAGTCCTCGAGGAG AAGCTGGGTGTTGGAGAGGACCCTGTTTCTGCTTTTGTTCTGTCTGCTGAAGCTGCAACTGCAGGAGCGGAATCAACCATTCAGATGCAAGCACAG GCCGGGAGATCGAGCTATGTGTCAGCTGAGATTCTTGCATCAATTCCTGATCCGGGCGCAATGGCTGCAGCGGCATGGTACAGCGCTGCTGCAAGAGCAGTGAAGGAGCAGAGCCAGGGTTTGTGA
- the LOC103833002 gene encoding uncharacterized protein LOC103833002, which yields MALQWLILSYVVAAEVVIAVVLTLPYPMVVKKRVVSLVSLVLQPAASIVAFAAFQLCDIYWKNEHRLSCSSEVCTATERDRYEKSIYKAQRNVVLCAAGILLYCTTRTWSFWKKLRRDTRTSNLLVYRDLVPQNHICKSL from the exons atggCTTTGCAATGGTTGATTCTTTCGTACGTGGTGGCCGCCGAAGTTGTAATCGCGGTGGTGTTGACTTTACCGTACCCTATGGTAGTGAAGAAGCGCGTCGTGTCACTTGTCTCTCTCGTTCTCCAACCTGCTGCTTCCATCGTTGCCTTCGCCGCCTTTCAGCTCTGCG ATATATACTGGAAGAATGAACATAGACTCTCTTGCTCATCGGAGGTATGCACTGCTACAGAGCGTGATCGCTACGAGAAATCT ATCTACAAGGCACAGAGGAATGTTGTTCTGTGCGCTGCAGGAATTCTTCTCTACTG TACAACAAGGACCTGGAGCTTTTGGAAGAAGCTGAGAAGAGACACAAGGACGAGTAATCTACTCGTGTATAGAGACTTGGTTCCTCAAAACCATATATGTAAAAGTCTTTAA
- the LOC103833001 gene encoding uncharacterized protein LOC103833001, translated as MESKAICLGFLPPRLQLSSRVSLSLPRGSSTSPNSDVRQTLVWNKRQGGVYLNRGRVLCSSQPDSYAPRAELFRGKSGSVSFNGLTHQLVEESKLVSAPFQEEDKGSLLWVLAPAVLISSLILPQFFLSGAIEATFKNDTVAEIVTSFCFETAFYAGLAIFLSVTDRVQRPYLDFSSKRWGLITGLRGYLMSTFLMMGLKVVVPVFAVYMTWPALGMDALIAVLPFLVGCAVQRGFEAQLERRGSSCWPIVPIVFEVYRLYQVTRAATFVQRLMFMMKDASTTVEITERGVALVGLVVTLQFLAVLCLWSLITFLMRLFPSRPVSENY; from the exons ATGGAATCGAAAGCTATTTGCTTAGGGTTTCTTCCGCCAAGACTTCAACTTTCATCTCGAGTTTCGCTCTCCCTTCCTCGT GGCTCTTCCACATCTCCAAACTCCGATGTCAGAC AAACCCTTGTCTGGAACAAACGACAAGGTGGAGTTTACTTGAACCGAGGCCGTGTCCTATGTTCTTCTCAACCTGATAGTTATGCTCCTCGAGCTGAGCTGTTCCGTGGAAAGTCTGGTTCGGTTTCTTTCAACGGCCTAACCCACCAGCTGGTTGAAGAAAGTAAACTTGTCTCGGCTCCGtttcaagaagaagacaaaggttCCCTCTTGTGGGTCTTGGCTCCTGCTGTCTTGATATCCTCACTGATTCTTCCGCAGTTCTTTCTCAGTGGTGCCATTGAAGCTACCTTTAAAAACGACACCGTTGCAG AGATTGTTACTTCTTTCTGCTTTGAGACAGCGTTTTATGCTGGTCTGGCGATATTCCTGTCTGTGACTGACCGAGTGCAGAGGCCCTACTTAGACTTCAGCTCCAAGAGATGGGGTTTAATCACCGGACTCAGAGGATACCTCATGTCCACATTTCTGATGATGGGTTTGAAAGTTGTAGTCCCTGTGTTTGCTGTGTACATGACTTGGCCAGCTCTTGGCATGGATGCCTTGATTGCAGTCCTTCCTTTCTTGGTTGGATGTGCGGTTCAACGAGGTTTCGAGGCTCAGCTTGAAAGACGCGGCTCTTCGTGTTGGCCCATTGTTCCAATAGTCTTTGAG GTGTATAGGCTGTATCAGGTGACAAGAGCAGCCACTTTTGTTCAGAGGCTGATGTTTATGATGAAAGATGCGTCAACTACTGTAGAGATTACAGAGCGAGGAGTTGCGCTTGTTGGTTTGGTTGTGACTTTGCAGTTTCTAGCTGTTCTGTGTCTCTGGTCGCTGATCACTTTTCTAATGCGCCTTTTTCCTTCGAGACCTGTATCTGAAAACTACTAA
- the LOC103833000 gene encoding probable inactive receptor kinase At1g48480, with protein MSLLFLLPSLSLSPSMNHRTMRLFPYSSMAILSLFLTTLLLSLPLPSTQDLNADRAALLSLRSAVGGRTFRWDIRQTSPCNWAGVKCDNNRVTALRLPGVSLSGTIPNGVFGNLTRLRTLSLRLNALTGSLPLDLTTSSDLRHLYLQGNRFSGQIPESLFSLTNLVKLNLAENSFTGGISSSFNNLTRLKTLFLQDNNLSGSIPDLDLPLVQFNVSNNSLNGSIPKHLQRFESGSFLQTSLCGKPLKICPGEETVPSQPTSGGNRTPPSVGGSNEKRKNKLSGGAIAGIVIGCVVGLALIVLILMVLCRKRSRAVDGSTIKQQEPAVVPREAAAENGNGYSVTAAAAAAMTGNSKAGEVAGPAAKKLVFFGNATKVFDLEDLLRASAEVLGKGTFGTAYKAVLDAVTVVAVKRLKDVVMQDKDFREKIELVGAMDHENLVPLRAYYLSRDEKLLVYDFMHMGSLSALLHGNRGAGRTPLTWDVRSRIALGAARGLDYLHSQGTSTSHGNVKSSNILLTKSHDAKVSDFGLSQLVAASTTTPNRGTGYRAPEVTDPKRVSQKGDVYSFGVVLLELITGKAPSNSVMNEEGVDLPRWVKSVVRDEWRREVFDSELLSLEREEEEMMEEMVQLGIECTSQHPDQRPEMTEVVRKIESLRRSGPDQVDEAY; from the exons ATgagccttctctttcttctaccgtctctctctctctctccttctatGAATCATCGCACAATGCGACTCTTCCCCTACTCCTCCATGGCCATTCTCTCTCTTTTCCTCACAACccttctcctctctctccctctcccttcAACCCAAGACCTCAACGCCGACAGAGCCGCTCTTCTCTCTCTCCGTTCCGCCGTCGGTGGCCGCACATTCCGCTGGGACATCAGACAGACCTCCCCGTGCAACTGGGCCGGCGTCAAATGCGACAACAACCGAGTCACCGCCCTCCGTCTCCCCGGCGTCTCTCTCTCAGGCACCATCCCGAACGGTGTTTTCGGAAACTTAACTCGTCTCCGAACACTGAGCCTCCGTCTCAACGCCCTCACCGGCTCTCTCCCTCTCGATCTAACCACCTCCTCCGATCTCCGGCACCTCTACCTGCAAGGAAACAGATTCTCCGGCCAAATACCCGAGAGCTTGTTCAGTCTCACTAACCTCGTGAAGCTAAACCTCGCTGAGAACAGCTTCACCGGTGGAATCTCGTCAAGTTTTAATAACCTCACGAGGTTAAAGACTCTGTTTCTTCAAGATAACAACCTCTCCGGTTCAATCCCCGATCTTGATTTACCGTTGGTTCAGTTCAACGTCTCTAACAACTCACTGAACGGATCAATACCCAAGCATCTTCAGAGATTCGAGTCCGGTTCGTTTCTCCAGACCTCACTCTGCGGCAAACCGCTCAAGATTTGCCCTGGTGAGGAGACCGTACCGAGCCAGCCTACTTCGGGAGGAAACAGAACACCACCGAGTGTCGGAGGAAGCAATGAGAAGAGAAAAAACAAACTCTCCGGCGGAGCTATCGCCGGAATTGTGATCGGATGCGTCGTTGGTCTCGCTTTGATCGTTCTGATACTGATGGTACTCTGCCGGAAGAGATCAAGAGCCGTCGACGGTTCCACCATCAAACAGCAAGAACCCGCCGTAGTCCCTCGGGAAGCGGCGGCGGAGAACGGGAATGGGTACTCGGTGACCGCCGCGGCAGCCGCGGCGATGACCGGGAACTCAaaagccggagaagtggccggTCCGGCGGCTAAGAAGCTTGTGTTCTTCGGTAACGCGACTAAGGTTTTCGATCTTGAGGATTTGTTGAGAGCTTCGGCGGAGGTTTTGGGGAAAGGAACGTTTGGGACGGCGTATAAGGCGGTCCTTGACGCGGTTACGGTTGTGGCGGTGAAGAGGCTGAAGGATGTGGTGATGCAGGATAAAGACTTCAGGGAGAAGATTGAGTTGGTTGGTGCGATGGATCATGAGAACTTGGTGCCGTTAAGAGCTTACTATTTGAGCAGAGACGAGAAGCTTCTTGTCTATGACTTCATGCACATGGGAAGCTTGTCTGCTCTCTTACATG GAAACAGAGGAGCGGGAAGGACTCCATTAACCTGGGATGTACGTTCACGAATTGCTCTTGGTGCAGCTCGTGGCTTAGACTACCTTCACTCACAAGGAACCTCCACCTCTCACGGCAACGTTAAATCCTCAAACATCCTCTTAACCAAGTCCCACGACGCCAAAGTCTCGGACTTTGGCTTGTCCCAGCTCGTTGCTGCCTCCACTACGACTCCAAACCGTGGTACGGGTTACCGTGCGCCGGAAGTAACCGATCCGAAACGCGTGTCACAGAAGGGTGACGTGTACAGCTTCGGCGTAGTGCTTCTTGAGCTGATCACTGGTAAGGCTCCTTCGAACTCGGTGATGAATGAGGAAGGAGTTGATCTGCCGAGATGGGTTAAGTCGGTGGTGAGAGATGAGTGGAGGAGAGAGGTTTTTGACTCGGAGCTGCTTAGTTTGGAAagggaggaagaagagatgatggaGGAGATGGTGCAGCTAGGGATTGAATGTACTTCACAGCATCCGGACCAGAGGCCTGAGATGACTGAAGTGGTTAGGAAGATTGAGAGTTTGAGACGGTCTGGTCCTGATCAAGTGGATGAAGCTTATTGA